A genomic stretch from Hymenobacter psoromatis includes:
- a CDS encoding dihydrolipoyl dehydrogenase produces MALQFDLVVIGSGPGGYVAAIRAAQLGLKVGVVERESLGGICLNWGCIPTKALLKTAQVYEYLQHAQDYGLTVKEAGFDFEAVIKRSRGVADGMSKGINFLFKKNKIETVMGTGKLLAPGKVEVTKADGTTETVEAKSIILATGARARQLPNLPIDDKKIIGYRKAMTPDSLPKRMVIVGSGAIGVEFAYFYRAMGTEVTVVEYLPRIVPVEDEEVSRQMEKSYKKLGINILTNAEVTKVDTSGAGCNVFVKTAKGEQQIACDVVLSAVGVQTNLENLGLEELGIKTEKGRILVDNFYQTNVPGIFAIGDIIPGPALAHVASAEGIICVEKITGHNPEPLNYQNIPGCTYAQPEIASVGYTEAEARAKGYDIRVGKFPFSASGKAAAAGVKDGFVKVIFDKKYGEWLGAHMIGANVTEMIAEVVVARKLETTGHEIIKSVHPHPTMSEAIMEAAAAAYDEVIHL; encoded by the coding sequence ATGGCATTGCAATTTGACCTGGTAGTAATTGGCTCCGGCCCCGGTGGGTACGTAGCCGCCATTCGCGCCGCGCAGCTCGGGCTGAAAGTGGGCGTGGTGGAGCGCGAAAGCCTCGGCGGCATTTGCCTCAACTGGGGCTGCATCCCCACCAAAGCGCTGCTCAAAACCGCCCAGGTATATGAGTATCTCCAGCACGCCCAGGACTATGGCCTCACGGTGAAAGAGGCGGGCTTCGACTTCGAGGCCGTTATCAAACGCAGCCGGGGCGTGGCCGATGGCATGAGCAAGGGCATCAACTTCCTGTTCAAGAAGAATAAGATTGAAACCGTGATGGGCACCGGCAAGCTGCTGGCCCCCGGCAAAGTGGAGGTCACGAAGGCCGACGGCACCACCGAAACCGTGGAGGCCAAGAGCATCATCCTGGCCACCGGCGCGCGCGCGCGCCAGCTGCCCAACCTGCCCATCGACGACAAGAAAATCATCGGCTACCGCAAGGCCATGACCCCCGACAGCCTGCCCAAGAGGATGGTTATCGTGGGCTCCGGGGCCATCGGCGTCGAGTTTGCCTATTTCTACCGCGCGATGGGCACCGAAGTGACCGTCGTGGAGTACCTGCCGCGCATCGTGCCGGTGGAGGACGAGGAGGTGTCGCGCCAGATGGAGAAATCCTACAAGAAACTGGGCATCAACATCCTCACCAACGCCGAAGTAACCAAAGTCGATACCAGCGGCGCGGGCTGCAACGTGTTCGTCAAAACGGCCAAGGGCGAGCAGCAAATTGCCTGCGACGTGGTGCTGAGCGCCGTGGGCGTGCAAACCAACCTCGAAAACCTGGGCCTTGAAGAGCTGGGCATCAAGACCGAAAAAGGTCGCATTTTAGTAGATAATTTTTACCAGACCAACGTGCCCGGCATCTTCGCCATCGGCGATATTATTCCCGGCCCCGCGCTGGCCCACGTCGCCTCGGCCGAGGGCATTATTTGCGTGGAGAAAATCACGGGCCACAACCCCGAGCCGCTCAACTACCAGAACATCCCCGGCTGCACCTACGCCCAGCCCGAAATCGCCAGCGTCGGCTACACCGAGGCCGAGGCCAGGGCCAAGGGCTACGACATTCGGGTGGGTAAATTCCCGTTCTCGGCCTCCGGCAAAGCCGCCGCGGCCGGCGTGAAAGACGGCTTCGTAAAAGTCATCTTCGACAAGAAATACGGCGAGTGGCTCGGCGCCCACATGATTGGGGCCAACGTGACCGAGATGATTGCCGAAGTGGTAGTAGCCCGCAAGCTCGAAACCACCGGCCACGAAATTATCAAGTCGGTGCACCCCCACCCCACCATGAGCGAGGCCATTATGGAGGCCGCCGCCGCCGCTTACGACGAGGTGATTCATTTGTAA
- a CDS encoding lipid-binding protein produces MKKFLFPALLGAALFAAPATFAHKAPTKVAAKGIVTYKLQPQLSTLGWEGKAVTHGHTGTMQFASGDLQVNGNQVVGGTVIVDMKTLKATDITDAANHAKFVGHMSSDDFFSSEKYPTSTFKITSVKPIAGAKGDVDNATITGEMTIKGVTQQISFPAKVGVKDGIAAATGKVTIDRTKFGLKYGSKTFFDSIGDKAIYDEFTLAFNVVAKQ; encoded by the coding sequence ATGAAAAAGTTTCTGTTTCCTGCCCTGCTTGGCGCTGCTCTGTTCGCTGCTCCCGCCACCTTCGCCCACAAAGCTCCCACCAAGGTGGCCGCCAAAGGCATCGTAACTTATAAGCTTCAGCCGCAGCTCAGCACCCTGGGCTGGGAAGGCAAAGCCGTGACGCACGGCCACACCGGCACCATGCAGTTTGCCAGCGGCGACCTGCAAGTGAATGGTAACCAGGTAGTAGGCGGCACGGTCATCGTGGACATGAAGACCCTGAAGGCCACCGACATCACCGACGCCGCCAACCATGCCAAGTTCGTGGGCCACATGAGCAGCGACGACTTCTTCAGCTCGGAGAAGTACCCCACTTCGACCTTCAAAATCACCAGCGTGAAGCCTATCGCCGGCGCCAAAGGCGACGTGGATAACGCCACCATCACCGGCGAGATGACTATTAAGGGCGTGACGCAGCAAATCAGCTTCCCGGCCAAAGTGGGCGTGAAGGACGGGATAGCCGCCGCCACCGGCAAAGTGACCATCGACCGCACCAAGTTCGGCCTCAAGTACGGCTCGAAAACTTTCTTCGACAGCATCGGCGACAAAGCCATCTACGACGAGTTTACGCTGGCTTTCAACGTGGTTGCTAAGCAGTAA
- a CDS encoding GMC family oxidoreductase, protein MADFKLHQPGTVYDAIVVGSGAGGGMAGYVLAHAGLKVLMIEAGPFFDPVKDALQLKFPYESPRRGAGTVRPFGDFDAAYGGWQLDGEPYTTTSGTEFDWFRARMLGGRTNHWGRISLRMGPLDFKSHQLDGLTDDWPITYADVKPFYDKVDRLIGVYGTIENLPNEPDGIFLPPPKPRLNELFIKRGAEKAGVKVIAGRGAVLTESLPGNTSRGACFYCGQCGRSCKVYGDFSASSCLVIPALKTGNLHLLTNAMVREVLTGPTGLATGVSYVDKNDLQEYQVKGKIVILGASAGETARLLLNSISPNHPNGLANGSGVVGKYIHDSTGAGVGGFLPQLLDRKRYNEDGVGSVHIYTPWWLDNKKLNFPRGYHIEYGGGMGMPSYGFGGDVPTINGLVPDRAGQMKTAGGFGKTLKDDYRRFYGSQVGMAGRGTAIARVSNYCEIDNKVVDKYGIPVLKFHYKWSDAEVKQAKHMQETFQNIMHEMGAIVTSKIHGLETNYGLEAPGRIIHEVGTVRMGDDPQKSALNKWCQAHECKNLFVVDAAPFVQQGDKNATWTILALSMRTSEYILDQRNKLNV, encoded by the coding sequence ATGGCAGATTTCAAACTCCACCAGCCGGGCACGGTGTACGATGCGATTGTGGTGGGCTCGGGGGCGGGCGGGGGCATGGCCGGCTACGTGCTGGCTCACGCCGGCCTGAAGGTGCTGATGATAGAAGCCGGGCCGTTTTTCGACCCCGTGAAGGACGCTTTGCAATTGAAATTTCCGTATGAGTCGCCGCGGCGCGGCGCGGGCACCGTGCGGCCTTTCGGCGATTTTGACGCGGCCTACGGCGGCTGGCAGCTCGATGGCGAGCCCTACACCACCACCTCCGGCACGGAGTTCGACTGGTTTCGGGCCAGAATGTTGGGCGGGCGCACCAACCATTGGGGCCGTATCTCGCTGCGCATGGGGCCGCTCGATTTCAAGAGCCACCAGCTTGACGGCCTCACCGACGACTGGCCCATCACCTACGCCGACGTGAAGCCGTTTTACGACAAGGTGGACCGGCTCATCGGCGTGTACGGCACCATCGAAAACCTGCCAAACGAGCCGGACGGCATTTTCCTACCCCCGCCCAAGCCGCGGCTCAACGAGCTGTTTATCAAGCGCGGAGCCGAGAAGGCGGGCGTGAAAGTGATTGCCGGCCGGGGCGCGGTCCTCACCGAGAGCCTGCCCGGCAACACCAGCCGCGGGGCCTGTTTCTACTGCGGACAGTGCGGGCGCAGTTGCAAGGTCTATGGCGATTTTTCGGCCTCGTCGTGCCTGGTTATTCCGGCCCTCAAAACCGGCAACCTGCACCTGCTCACCAACGCAATGGTGCGCGAGGTGCTGACCGGCCCCACCGGCCTGGCCACCGGCGTTTCCTACGTGGATAAGAATGACCTGCAGGAATATCAGGTCAAAGGCAAAATAGTTATTCTGGGGGCCAGCGCCGGCGAAACGGCCCGGCTGCTGCTCAATTCCATCTCCCCGAACCACCCCAACGGGCTGGCCAATGGCAGCGGGGTAGTGGGCAAGTACATCCACGACTCGACCGGGGCCGGCGTAGGCGGCTTCCTGCCCCAGCTGCTCGACCGCAAGCGCTATAACGAGGACGGCGTGGGCAGCGTGCACATTTACACTCCCTGGTGGCTGGATAACAAGAAGTTGAATTTTCCGCGCGGCTACCACATCGAGTACGGTGGCGGGATGGGGATGCCCTCCTACGGCTTCGGCGGCGACGTGCCCACCATCAACGGCCTGGTACCCGACCGCGCCGGCCAGATGAAAACGGCGGGCGGCTTCGGCAAGACGCTCAAGGACGATTATCGCCGCTTCTACGGCTCGCAGGTGGGCATGGCTGGGCGCGGCACTGCCATTGCCAGGGTCAGTAACTACTGCGAGATTGACAACAAAGTGGTGGATAAATACGGCATCCCGGTGCTGAAATTCCACTACAAATGGTCGGATGCTGAGGTCAAGCAGGCCAAGCACATGCAGGAGACGTTCCAGAACATCATGCACGAAATGGGGGCCATTGTGACTTCCAAAATTCACGGCCTGGAGACGAATTACGGCCTCGAAGCGCCGGGCCGTATTATCCACGAGGTGGGCACGGTGCGCATGGGCGACGACCCGCAGAAGTCGGCCCTCAACAAGTGGTGCCAGGCCCACGAGTGCAAAAACCTGTTCGTGGTGGATGCCGCGCCCTTCGTGCAGCAAGGCGACAAAAACGCCACCTGGACGATTCTGGCCCTTTCCATGCGCACCAGCGAATATATTCTGGACCAGCGAAATAAATTAAATGTTTGA
- a CDS encoding transcriptional regulator, translating into MRLEEEIKQPAFQNEGQKAHINLAFTAGWLSGRQTAAFRPYGLTLPQFNILRILRGQHPKPATVALLIERMLDKTSNASRIVDKLEEKKLVTRNVCPANRRAVDICITESGLRLLRQIDDEGTADPTRNGFNQLSEAELRQLNLLLDKIRS; encoded by the coding sequence GTGCGTCTCGAAGAAGAAATTAAGCAGCCTGCCTTCCAAAATGAGGGCCAGAAAGCTCACATCAACCTTGCATTTACGGCGGGGTGGCTCTCGGGCCGCCAAACTGCGGCGTTTCGGCCGTATGGCCTCACGCTGCCGCAATTTAACATACTGCGCATTTTGCGCGGGCAGCATCCCAAGCCCGCCACCGTGGCGCTGCTCATTGAGCGGATGCTGGACAAGACCAGCAACGCCTCGCGCATCGTGGATAAGCTCGAAGAAAAGAAGCTCGTAACGCGCAACGTGTGCCCCGCCAACCGCCGCGCCGTGGACATCTGCATCACCGAAAGCGGCCTGCGCCTGTTGCGCCAGATTGACGACGAGGGCACGGCCGACCCCACCCGCAACGGCTTCAACCAGCTCAGCGAAGCCGAATTGCGGCAATTAAATCTGCTCCTCGATAAAATCCGGTCCTAA
- a CDS encoding sodium:dicarboxylate symporter, whose product MKFSHVFKLAAVLAALAIILTVLAELGTLSLPPALPPAARWLALAALVAALVPRRSLTLWIVFSMLVGIELGHDAPAVAIDLKVLSDAFLRLVKTIIAPLVFATLVVGIAGHADLKQVGRMGIKALIYFEIVTTFALFIGLAAINLTKAGVGVARNATGPAEVLAPAAKQTAADIILHIFPENIAKSVAEGQVLQVVIFAIIFAISLALTPEHTRRTMLNFCESLSEVMFKFTNVVMYFAPLGVGGALAYTVGKMGFAPLLNAFHLLLTLYGALTAFILLVLLPVALLMRIPVRRFVAAVAEPVSIAFATTSSEAALPRAMEAMESIGVPRRIVAFVMPTGYSFNLDGTTLYLSLAAVFVAQAAGIPLTFGQQLLMVFTLMLTSKGVAGVPRASLVILLATVASFNLPAWPVFIILGIDALMDMARTAVNVLGNCLASAVVARWEGEFVDNYVAPPDLLTAEAAVPAHH is encoded by the coding sequence ATGAAGTTTTCGCACGTTTTTAAGTTGGCCGCGGTGCTGGCGGCCCTGGCCATTATTTTGACGGTACTGGCCGAGTTGGGCACGCTTTCCCTACCCCCCGCCCTGCCCCCGGCCGCCCGCTGGCTGGCCCTGGCCGCGCTGGTCGCCGCCCTGGTGCCGCGCCGCTCGCTCACGCTCTGGATAGTATTCAGTATGCTGGTGGGCATTGAGCTGGGCCACGACGCGCCGGCCGTGGCCATAGACCTGAAGGTGCTGAGTGACGCGTTTTTGCGCTTGGTTAAGACTATTATCGCGCCGCTGGTATTCGCCACGCTGGTCGTTGGCATCGCCGGCCACGCCGACCTCAAGCAGGTGGGCCGCATGGGCATTAAGGCACTGATTTACTTTGAGATAGTGACCACGTTCGCACTCTTTATCGGCCTGGCGGCCATCAACCTCACCAAGGCGGGGGTAGGCGTGGCCCGCAACGCCACCGGCCCGGCCGAAGTGCTGGCCCCCGCCGCCAAGCAAACGGCGGCCGACATTATCCTGCACATTTTCCCCGAAAACATTGCCAAGTCGGTGGCCGAGGGGCAGGTGCTGCAAGTGGTCATTTTCGCCATAATCTTCGCTATTAGTCTGGCGCTCACGCCCGAGCACACGCGCCGCACCATGCTCAATTTCTGTGAGAGCCTGTCGGAAGTGATGTTTAAGTTCACCAACGTGGTGATGTACTTCGCGCCGCTGGGCGTGGGCGGCGCGCTGGCCTACACGGTGGGCAAAATGGGCTTTGCTCCGCTGCTCAATGCCTTTCACTTATTGCTCACGCTCTACGGCGCGCTCACCGCGTTCATTCTGCTGGTGCTGCTGCCGGTGGCGCTGCTCATGCGCATTCCGGTGAGGCGCTTCGTGGCGGCGGTGGCCGAGCCGGTGAGCATTGCCTTCGCCACCACCAGCAGCGAGGCCGCCCTACCCCGCGCGATGGAGGCAATGGAAAGCATCGGGGTGCCGCGCCGCATCGTGGCCTTCGTGATGCCGACGGGCTATTCGTTCAACCTCGACGGCACCACGCTTTACCTGTCGCTGGCAGCCGTGTTCGTGGCGCAGGCGGCGGGCATACCGCTCACGTTCGGCCAGCAGCTGCTCATGGTTTTTACCCTGATGCTGACCAGCAAGGGGGTAGCGGGCGTGCCGCGCGCCTCACTCGTTATACTACTGGCTACCGTGGCGTCGTTTAACTTACCAGCCTGGCCGGTGTTTATTATTCTGGGTATCGACGCGCTGATGGATATGGCCCGCACGGCCGTGAACGTGCTCGGCAATTGCCTAGCTTCGGCCGTGGTGGCCCGCTGGGAAGGTGAGTTTGTGGATAATTACGTGGCCCCGCCCGACCTGCTTACCGCCGAAGCCGCCGTACCAGCTCACCACTAG
- a CDS encoding metal-dependent hydrolase, protein MPEPDDHLRYPIGRPALPTTPLTPAERAAYLQQLAELPAQLTAAARQVGGERLQLPYRPGGWTGRQVIHHVADSHINAYVRFRLALTEDNPTICPYDEAAWAKLPDVAATPITVSLSLLGSLHSRWLTLLHHLDEAQWQRTFYHPGNQKTSTLEQTLVLYAWHGRHHLAHLNLLAAQAAAGA, encoded by the coding sequence ATGCCCGAACCCGACGACCACCTGCGCTACCCCATTGGCCGGCCCGCGCTGCCCACTACCCCCCTCACGCCCGCCGAGCGCGCGGCCTACTTGCAGCAACTGGCCGAGCTGCCGGCCCAGCTCACGGCCGCCGCCCGGCAAGTCGGCGGCGAGCGCCTGCAACTCCCCTACCGCCCCGGCGGCTGGACCGGCCGCCAGGTGATTCACCACGTCGCCGACTCGCATATCAACGCCTACGTGCGCTTTCGCCTGGCATTGACGGAAGACAACCCCACCATCTGCCCCTACGACGAGGCGGCCTGGGCCAAGCTGCCCGACGTGGCCGCCACGCCCATTACCGTGTCGCTCAGCCTACTGGGGAGCCTGCACAGCCGCTGGCTAACCCTGCTGCACCACCTCGATGAGGCGCAGTGGCAGCGCACGTTTTACCACCCCGGCAACCAGAAAACGTCCACGCTGGAACAAACGCTGGTGCTCTACGCCTGGCACGGCCGCCACCATTTGGCGCACCTCAACTTATTGGCCGCGCAGGCGGCTGCTGGCGCATGA
- a CDS encoding metal-dependent hydrolase, which yields MTTIPPDDPLRFPIGRPVLPPTPLSPAGRAPYLQQLAELPARLAAAAQAAGPRLEQPYRPGGWTGRQVIHHLADTHLNLYSRFRLALTEDNPTVRPFDEAAWAELPDVASTPIEVSLSLLESLHARWVSLLQQLTPDQWQRTFYHPRYDTTSTLDQALVQYAWHGQHHLAHLLMIND from the coding sequence ATGACCACTATCCCTCCCGACGACCCGCTGCGCTTTCCGATTGGGCGGCCCGTGCTGCCCCCTACCCCCCTCTCGCCCGCCGGGCGGGCACCCTACCTCCAACAATTGGCCGAGCTGCCGGCCCGGCTAGCCGCCGCCGCCCAGGCCGCCGGGCCGCGCCTGGAGCAGCCCTACCGCCCCGGTGGCTGGACGGGCCGCCAGGTGATTCATCACCTGGCCGATACGCACCTCAACCTGTATTCCCGCTTCCGGCTGGCCCTCACGGAGGATAACCCAACCGTGCGGCCGTTTGACGAAGCGGCCTGGGCCGAGCTGCCCGACGTGGCCAGCACGCCCATCGAAGTATCGCTGAGCTTGCTGGAAAGCCTGCACGCGCGCTGGGTAAGCCTGCTCCAGCAACTCACCCCCGACCAGTGGCAGCGCACTTTTTATCACCCGCGCTACGACACTACCTCCACCCTCGACCAGGCGCTGGTGCAGTATGCCTGGCACGGCCAGCACCACCTGGCGCATTTGTTAATGATTAATGACTAA
- a CDS encoding transcriptional initiation protein Tat yields the protein MKRRESLKAIGLGALSTGLLLEGCQPETAKVKVADQPALAAADHAGREPFEVARNKELEAATFFTPHEMATITVLADIIIPKDEHSGSASDAKVPEFIEFIVKDMPDHQVPMRGGLRWLDLQSLNRFQQPFVACATPQQLELITDIAYPTKARREMLPGVAFFNRMRNLTASGFFTSKMGIADIGYVGNVPNQWTGVPPDVLRQYGFA from the coding sequence ATGAAAAGACGTGAATCACTGAAAGCCATTGGCTTAGGGGCTCTTTCGACCGGTTTGTTATTGGAGGGCTGCCAGCCGGAAACGGCTAAGGTCAAGGTGGCTGACCAGCCCGCGCTGGCTGCCGCCGACCACGCCGGCCGCGAGCCGTTTGAGGTGGCGCGCAACAAGGAACTGGAGGCCGCCACCTTCTTCACGCCGCACGAGATGGCTACTATTACCGTGCTGGCCGATATCATTATTCCCAAGGATGAGCACTCCGGCAGCGCCTCCGATGCCAAGGTGCCGGAATTTATCGAGTTCATCGTCAAGGATATGCCCGACCATCAGGTGCCGATGCGCGGCGGCCTGCGCTGGCTCGATTTGCAGAGCCTGAACCGCTTTCAGCAGCCGTTCGTGGCGTGCGCCACCCCGCAACAACTGGAGTTGATAACCGACATCGCCTACCCCACCAAGGCCCGGCGCGAGATGCTGCCGGGGGTAGCCTTTTTCAACCGGATGCGCAACCTGACCGCCTCGGGCTTTTTCACCAGCAAAATGGGCATCGCCGACATCGGCTACGTGGGCAACGTGCCCAACCAGTGGACCGGCGTGCCGCCCGACGTGCTCCGGCAATACGGCTTCGCGTAG